Proteins encoded together in one Rossellomorea sp. y25 window:
- the dmpG gene encoding 4-hydroxy-2-oxovalerate aldolase: MTNRDITVTEVALRDGSHAIGHSYTVDQVINVAKALDEANIPYIEVSHGDGLGGSSLQYGLSKTNEFDLISAAVSVCRQAKIGILLLPGIGTVKELKKAEQAGARLARIATHVTEADVSKQHIQTAKELGMETVGFLMMAHMAPMDKLIQQAKLMESYGADTIYIVDSAGAMLPHEVRERVKVLKQSIHANIGFHAHNNLSLAMANTLAAIEEGATWVDGSVRCLGAGAGNTQTEVLISILARMNIETGIDHYKMMDLAEDIVAPILEKPQEITKGSLILGYAGVYSSFLLHAQKAARKFNVDPRDILVELGRRGVVGGQEDMIVDVASELSKKATVR; encoded by the coding sequence GTGACAAATCGGGATATTACTGTGACAGAGGTAGCTTTAAGAGACGGAAGTCATGCTATCGGTCACAGCTATACAGTGGATCAAGTAATAAATGTAGCAAAAGCCTTAGATGAAGCAAATATTCCTTACATTGAAGTCTCCCATGGAGATGGATTAGGGGGTTCCTCCCTGCAATACGGGCTTTCAAAAACAAATGAATTTGATTTGATTTCAGCTGCTGTCTCGGTATGCAGACAAGCAAAGATAGGGATTCTGCTCTTACCTGGAATAGGAACGGTTAAAGAATTGAAAAAGGCAGAGCAAGCAGGTGCTAGGCTCGCTCGTATTGCTACTCATGTGACAGAAGCTGATGTATCAAAGCAACATATCCAAACGGCGAAAGAATTGGGTATGGAAACGGTCGGTTTCTTGATGATGGCTCACATGGCACCCATGGACAAATTGATACAGCAGGCGAAATTAATGGAAAGCTATGGAGCGGATACCATTTATATTGTAGATTCTGCAGGGGCCATGCTTCCTCATGAAGTAAGGGAAAGAGTGAAAGTATTAAAGCAAAGCATCCATGCAAATATTGGATTTCATGCCCATAACAATCTTTCACTGGCAATGGCCAATACTCTTGCAGCGATAGAAGAAGGAGCAACCTGGGTCGATGGGAGTGTCCGGTGTTTAGGTGCAGGTGCTGGAAATACACAAACAGAAGTCTTGATCTCGATACTGGCTCGCATGAACATTGAGACTGGGATCGATCATTATAAAATGATGGATCTGGCAGAGGATATTGTTGCACCGATTTTAGAAAAACCACAAGAAATTACAAAAGGGAGTTTAATTCTGGGTTATGCAGGTGTCTATTCTAGCTTCTTACTTCATGCACAAAAAGCGGCCAGGAAATTCAATGTTGATCCAAGAGATATTTTAGTGGAATTAGGCAGAAGGGGTGTCGTAGGGGGACAAGAAGATATGATTGTCGACGTCGCCAGCGAATTATCAAAGAAAGCTACTGTAAGGTAG
- a CDS encoding fumarylacetoacetate hydrolase family protein: METKTQNLIELAKTIDFHQVKGIEMDKITLAYPNLTVEESYEIQKLWEQCALQRGDHKIGWKMGLTSIAKQQSVGVNEPIYGRLTQSMEINQDSLSLQGLIHPRVEPEIAFVMKKALKGSHLTPRDVWSATEFIMPAVEVIDSRYKNFSFTLVDVVADNASSSRFILSDQAYSPLNHSLGNLEVSMFRNGEKVQSGLGSAVLGHPVKSIIELAKMLDRDGLGIEAGMVILTGGITEAINIYDGDSLKVDFGPLGFIGFNACNGKDV, from the coding sequence ATGGAGACTAAAACACAGAACTTAATAGAATTAGCGAAAACCATTGATTTTCATCAGGTAAAAGGAATTGAAATGGATAAGATTACACTGGCTTATCCCAACTTAACGGTTGAAGAATCCTATGAAATTCAGAAATTATGGGAACAATGTGCCCTTCAAAGGGGAGATCATAAAATTGGATGGAAAATGGGGTTAACGAGTATCGCTAAACAACAATCGGTTGGTGTGAATGAACCAATTTATGGGAGACTAACTCAATCAATGGAGATCAATCAAGATTCTCTCTCTCTTCAAGGATTGATCCATCCCAGAGTAGAACCAGAAATTGCATTTGTAATGAAGAAAGCTTTAAAGGGAAGCCACTTAACACCTCGTGATGTTTGGAGTGCTACAGAATTTATCATGCCTGCAGTTGAGGTTATTGATAGCCGGTATAAAAATTTCTCTTTCACTTTAGTGGATGTTGTGGCAGATAATGCCTCTTCTTCTCGTTTTATACTGAGTGATCAAGCATATTCCCCTTTGAACCATTCACTTGGAAATCTGGAAGTTTCCATGTTTAGAAATGGAGAAAAAGTCCAATCTGGTCTGGGTTCTGCTGTTTTAGGCCACCCCGTCAAATCCATTATTGAATTAGCCAAAATGTTGGATCGAGATGGCCTTGGAATCGAAGCAGGGATGGTTATTTTAACGGGAGGAATAACCGAAGCAATTAATATTTATGATGGTGACTCTTTAAAGGTTGATTTTGGCCCACTTGGATTCATTGGTTTTAATGCGTGTAATGGGAAGGATGTATAA
- a CDS encoding tautomerase family protein produces MPIAHLHILEGRSPEVKEELVKSLTLSICECLQTKPEQVRILINEVPNGNWSVGGTLKE; encoded by the coding sequence GTGCCGATTGCTCATCTTCATATTCTCGAAGGCAGGAGTCCCGAAGTAAAAGAAGAGCTTGTAAAATCTCTTACTCTTTCAATTTGTGAATGTTTACAAACAAAACCAGAACAAGTAAGAATTTTAATAAATGAAGTTCCAAATGGAAATTGGTCTGTTGGTGGAACGTTGAAAGAATAG
- a CDS encoding FAD synthetase family protein, which translates to MVQTLHGQSLTLPQSIITIGAFDGVHKGHQSVITHVVHESRKRSIPSVVYTFDPPPRTYFKGAKMLTTLDEKLERIESLGVDYAVIASFNKEYLKQSSSQFINTLMSFHPEEIFVGNDFRFGNGREGNVKTLRQFFKVSMLNPVCCEKGTVISSTRIRKLIEQGENFEASNLLGVHLQR; encoded by the coding sequence ATGGTGCAAACACTTCATGGTCAGTCATTAACATTGCCTCAGTCCATTATAACAATTGGGGCATTTGACGGTGTACACAAAGGACATCAATCTGTGATTACTCATGTCGTACATGAAAGCAGAAAAAGAAGTATTCCAAGCGTAGTGTATACGTTTGATCCACCACCTCGTACTTATTTCAAAGGAGCTAAAATGCTTACCACCCTAGATGAGAAGTTGGAACGTATAGAGTCCCTGGGTGTTGATTATGCCGTTATAGCCAGTTTCAATAAAGAGTATCTTAAACAATCTTCTTCCCAATTTATAAATACTCTAATGAGTTTCCACCCGGAAGAAATATTTGTTGGGAACGATTTTAGATTTGGTAATGGCAGGGAAGGTAATGTGAAAACGCTCAGGCAATTTTTTAAGGTGAGCATGTTGAATCCTGTTTGTTGCGAGAAAGGAACAGTAATTTCCTCAACAAGAATAAGAAAGCTTATCGAGCAAGGGGAAAATTTTGAAGCTAGTAATCTGTTAGGTGTACATCTGCAACGTTAG
- a CDS encoding TRAP transporter substrate-binding protein, with product MNVKSLRKWGLNLLSLLLVLGVLSACGSGESEKSSGSEDNKGKTYTFKLAHITPPSHMWHKGAEKFKEELEKRSEGRMKVEIYPSSQLGTEADMVEQIAAGSVDFGLITAAYMSSREPSFAAWFTPYAFEDLNAANEARDSEVAKKILNTIDKQGLVGLDYLFAGQRVMLFKDKEVKDPSDMKGLKLRVTPSPPMQDFYHFSGASTEGLPLPEVYSAVQTGVIDGMDMDLDAAITNKYHEVVKYGAVTNHMVWPAVAMMNKGTFEGLSEEDQKIVRESMAAAADFAATTRAGQEEEFKQTLKDEGMKIYELDSKVFKEQMKQYDEKYGPTDPLIQEFIDTFRK from the coding sequence ATGAACGTGAAAAGTTTGAGAAAATGGGGATTAAACTTGTTGAGTCTTCTTCTTGTATTAGGTGTATTGAGTGCTTGCGGTTCCGGAGAATCAGAAAAAAGCAGTGGATCTGAAGATAATAAGGGCAAAACTTATACCTTTAAATTAGCTCATATTACACCACCGAGTCATATGTGGCATAAAGGGGCAGAAAAATTTAAAGAAGAGCTCGAAAAGAGATCAGAAGGTCGTATGAAAGTAGAAATTTATCCATCAAGTCAGTTGGGAACGGAAGCAGATATGGTAGAACAAATCGCTGCTGGCTCAGTCGATTTTGGTCTGATAACAGCTGCATATATGAGCTCAAGAGAACCTTCATTTGCTGCGTGGTTTACTCCTTATGCGTTTGAAGATTTAAATGCGGCAAATGAAGCAAGAGATTCAGAGGTAGCAAAGAAAATTCTCAATACGATCGATAAGCAAGGTTTAGTCGGCCTGGACTATTTATTCGCCGGACAACGTGTGATGTTGTTTAAAGATAAAGAAGTGAAGGACCCATCAGATATGAAGGGGTTAAAACTGCGTGTTACACCTAGTCCACCGATGCAGGATTTCTATCATTTCTCTGGCGCTTCTACCGAGGGGCTTCCATTACCGGAAGTATATTCAGCCGTTCAAACAGGTGTAATTGATGGAATGGACATGGATTTGGATGCAGCCATCACCAATAAATATCATGAAGTAGTTAAATATGGAGCGGTGACTAATCACATGGTTTGGCCTGCGGTGGCGATGATGAATAAAGGAACATTCGAAGGACTGTCTGAAGAAGACCAGAAAATTGTCCGTGAATCCATGGCGGCAGCCGCAGATTTCGCAGCCACTACAAGAGCTGGACAAGAGGAAGAGTTTAAACAGACTCTAAAAGATGAAGGTATGAAAATCTACGAGCTTGATTCTAAAGTATTTAAAGAACAGATGAAACAGTATGATGAGAAATATGGTCCGACAGATCCACTTATTCAAGAGTTTATTGATACCTTCCGTAAATAA
- a CDS encoding TRAP transporter small permease, translated as MRAISNGISSIEKILSMILMFSMAVIVTLAVGFRYILNSPLSWAGEVSIFLLIWISFIGGSLGLKYKSQASVTIVLEYVSSKVKRIILILGHMIMLVFLVLLIYYSTSWILSPSVAYQKSTAMLIPMWIPYSAVPLGLSFAGIHVLSNLFDLVREGK; from the coding sequence ATGAGAGCGATAAGTAACGGCATTTCTTCTATAGAAAAGATACTATCAATGATCCTGATGTTTTCGATGGCCGTTATCGTAACGTTAGCAGTCGGTTTTCGTTATATCCTTAATTCCCCATTATCATGGGCAGGAGAAGTTTCTATATTTCTCCTAATTTGGATTAGTTTTATAGGAGGGAGCTTGGGGCTGAAGTATAAGTCCCAAGCCTCCGTCACAATCGTATTAGAATATGTCTCTTCAAAAGTTAAAAGGATCATTCTTATTTTAGGGCATATGATAATGCTCGTTTTTCTCGTTCTCTTAATCTATTACAGCACTAGTTGGATTTTATCACCTAGTGTTGCCTATCAAAAATCCACAGCCATGTTAATACCAATGTGGATTCCTTATTCTGCAGTGCCATTGGGTCTTTCATTTGCAGGTATCCATGTATTATCTAACCTCTTTGATTTGGTAAGGGAGGGTAAGTAA